A single window of Nicotiana sylvestris chromosome 3, ASM39365v2, whole genome shotgun sequence DNA harbors:
- the LOC104235354 gene encoding uncharacterized protein yields the protein MAQVSISLLNFLNEGEDDVNGHPNAVIEDLDSSPYWVHDFGESFDVFTAPDLSDFPPRAQISLTRQRRTNFPLSDDVSEPDSVITTMDFLDRENQVNFVMDLFQQRVEQAQSSNRVISDPDLLHISEPELEASFGVIEGNDVMGLSSLDLDFGLGLGFCGDTDNSGFHVEDCDGPEQFVSGLQVVDIGSDSDADENCVMGRLFNLDEGDGDDDEENIHDNESDEPSLRLCWDSFQLEDDHRDMNNEDFEWEEIDGRVDEREILSMFLDDEEISESAPALEDRARELDNLEWEFLLNVHNLEPDPEIGNVEFDLAHHIDQDDYNYTAEYELLFGQFAEGENGLVGKPPASKTVVRNLPTVALSKDDIEKNDATCAICKDEMNLGERARQLPCAHRYHGDCIVPWLGIRNTCPVCRHELPTDDPDYERRRRVATQRVGQLD from the coding sequence ATGGCTCAGGTCTCAATCTCGCTGCTCAATTTCCTCAACGAAGGTGAAGACGACGTTAACGGACATCCAAACGCCGTTATTGAAGACCTCGACTCTTCGCCTTACTGGGTTCACGATTTCGGTGAAAGCTTCGACGTTTTCACTGCTCCAGATCTCTCCGATTTCCCTCCCCGCGCTCAAATCTCTTTGACCCGTCAACGGCGCACGAATTTTCCATTAAGCGACGACGTTTCGGAACCCGATTCGGTTATCACCACAATGGATTTTTTGGACCGGGAGAACCAAGTAAACTTCGTCATGGACCTGTTCCAGCAACGCGTGGAACAAGCCCAATCTTCGAACCGAGTGATTTCGGACCCTGATTTGCTTCATATTTCGGAGCCGGAGTTAGAGGCCAGTTTCGGTGTGATTGAAGGGAATGATGTTATGGGCTTGAGTAGCTTAGACCTAGATTTTGGGCTAGGGTTAGGTTTTTGTGGGGACACCGATAATTCTGGGTTCCACGTTGAAGACTGTGATGGCCCAGAGCAGTTCGTTAGTGGGCTGCAGGTTGTGGATATTGGATCGGATTCGGATGCTGATGAGAACTGCGTTATGGGCAGACTTTTCAATCTGGATGAAGGTGATGGTGATGACGATGAGGAGAATATTCATGATAACGAGAGTGATGAACCGAGCCTTAGGCTGTGTTGGGACTCATTCCAATTGGAGGATGATCATAGGGATATGAATAATGAGGACTTTGAGTGGGAAGAAATTGATGGAAGAGTTGATGAGAGAGAGATTCTTAGCATGTTTTTAGATGATGAGGAAATATCCGAATCTGCTCCTGCCCTAGAGGATAGGGCCAGAGAGTTGGATAATTTGGAGTGGGAGTTTCTGTTGAATGTTCACAATTTGGAGCCTGACCCTGAAATTGGAAATGTGGAATTCGATTTAGCTCATCATATTGATCAAGACGATTACAATTACACTGCTGAATATGAGCTGTTATTTGGACAGTTTGCAGAGGGCGAGAATGGTTTAGTTGGAAAACCACCAGCTTCTAAAACTGTTGTTAGAAACCTTCCGACTGTGGCTTTGAGTAAAGATGATATAGAGAAGAACGATGCTACTTGTGCAATCTGCAAGGATGAGATGAATTTGGGGGAAAGGGCTAGACAGTTACCGTGTGCTCATAGGTATCATGGCGACTGTATTGTGCCTTGGCTTGGGATTAGGAATACCTGTCCAGTTTGTCGACATGAGTTGCCCACTGATGATCCTGATTATGAGAGGAGGAGAAGGGTCGCGACTCAGAGAGTTGGTCAACTTGATTGA